A region of Leifsonia xyli DNA encodes the following proteins:
- the hisE gene encoding phosphoribosyl-ATP pyrophosphatase (catalyzes the formation of 1-(5-phosphoribosyl)-AMP from 1-(5-phosphoribolsyl)-ATP in histidine biosynthesis), which yields MKTFDDLFAELSDKARTRPEGSGTVRELDAGVHAIGKKIVEEAAEVWMAAEYESDEALAEEASQLLYHLQVLLLAKGLTPADVYRHL from the coding sequence GTGAAAACCTTCGACGACCTCTTCGCCGAGCTGAGCGACAAGGCGCGCACCCGACCGGAGGGTTCCGGCACGGTCCGCGAACTGGACGCCGGCGTGCACGCCATCGGCAAGAAGATCGTCGAGGAGGCCGCCGAGGTGTGGATGGCCGCCGAGTACGAGTCCGACGAGGCGCTCGCCGAAGAGGCCTCCCAGCTGCTCTACCACCTGCAGGTCCTGCTCCTCGCGAAGGGCCTGACCCCGGCCGACGTGTACCGACATCTGTGA
- a CDS encoding DNA-directed RNA polymerase subunit omega: MATSNNGIIDPPIDDLLSRVESKYALVIFASKRARQINDYYADLHEGSLFDNVGPLVDSSVDDKPLSVALHEINEDKLVIKPISAE; the protein is encoded by the coding sequence ATGGCAACCAGCAACAACGGCATCATCGACCCGCCCATCGACGACCTCCTGTCGCGCGTCGAGTCGAAGTACGCGCTCGTGATCTTCGCCTCGAAGCGGGCCCGCCAGATCAACGACTACTACGCCGACCTGCACGAGGGCAGCCTCTTCGACAACGTCGGCCCGCTGGTCGACTCCTCGGTCGACGACAAGCCGCTCTCGGTGGCGCTGCACGAGATCAACGAGGACAAGCTCGTCATCAAGCCCATCTCCGCGGAGTAA
- a CDS encoding methionyl-tRNA formyltransferase: MRIVFAGTPAVAIPSLEAVAARHEVVAVVTREDAPLGRKRVLTPSPVADAAERLGLPVIKANRLREEVTDRIRELAPDLGVVVAYGGLVREPLLSLPRLGWVNLHFSLLPRWRGAAPVQHAIIAGDTETGAAVFHLVPELDAGDVYAELHRPIGPDETAGELLDALAVDGAALLADTADALAAGTARAVPQQGESRPAPKLTLDDARLDLTEPAHRVYARLRGVTPEPGAFALFGGERFKVLAARRTDGEPPLAPGVVEARDRRILVGTGTDPLELVTVQPAGKRAMAAADWMRGAAQSADEGLVLS, translated from the coding sequence ATGCGCATCGTCTTCGCCGGCACCCCGGCCGTCGCCATCCCGTCGCTCGAGGCCGTCGCCGCGCGCCACGAGGTGGTCGCCGTCGTTACCCGCGAGGATGCGCCCCTCGGCCGCAAGCGCGTGCTCACGCCGTCGCCGGTGGCAGACGCCGCTGAGCGTCTCGGCCTTCCCGTGATCAAGGCGAACCGGCTGCGGGAGGAGGTGACCGACCGCATCCGCGAGCTGGCGCCCGACCTCGGCGTCGTCGTCGCGTACGGCGGCCTGGTGCGCGAGCCGCTGCTGTCGCTGCCGCGACTGGGATGGGTCAACCTGCACTTCTCGCTGCTCCCGCGCTGGCGCGGCGCGGCCCCGGTCCAGCACGCCATCATCGCGGGCGACACGGAGACGGGCGCGGCGGTGTTCCACCTCGTGCCCGAGCTCGACGCGGGCGACGTGTACGCCGAGCTGCACCGTCCCATCGGCCCGGACGAGACCGCCGGCGAGCTGCTCGACGCCCTGGCCGTCGATGGCGCGGCGTTGCTGGCCGACACCGCCGACGCCCTCGCCGCCGGGACCGCGCGTGCCGTACCGCAGCAGGGAGAGTCGAGACCGGCCCCCAAGCTCACCCTCGACGACGCGCGCCTCGACCTCACCGAGCCGGCGCACCGCGTCTACGCCCGCCTGCGCGGCGTGACGCCCGAGCCGGGCGCGTTCGCTCTGTTCGGCGGCGAGCGCTTCAAGGTGCTGGCCGCCCGCCGCACCGACGGCGAGCCGCCGCTCGCCCCGGGCGTCGTCGAGGCGCGCGATCGCCGCATCCTGGTCGGTACGGGCACCGACCCGCTCGAGCTGGTCACCGTCCAGCCGGCCGGCAAGCGCGCGATGGCGGCGGCCGACTGGATGCGCGGCGCCGCGCAGTCCGCCGACGAAGGCCTGGTGCTCTCGTGA
- a CDS encoding methyltransferase, giving the protein MTPRPDARARGNRPSRPQQTHVQPARRVAFDVLQAVRESDAYANLLLPTRIARAALSSADAALATELTYGTLRMQGYYDRVIEIAAGRPVDRIDPPLLDVLRLGAHQLLSTRVAAHAAVNESVGLARTVGSRSGTGFVNGVLREIGRHTPEEWRQQVAARAKNEDDRLASLHSHPVWVIRAFRRALDAEGRVDELEALLEADNTAPRVNLIALPGLADEPEGARPDRFSPPGFTTGGGDPQRLVEEADGRIRVQDEGSQLAALALTRAQPVVPGERWLDLCAGPGGKAALLAAEALAGGASLVANELVPARAELVRRALAPVPLEVPVWEQDGTVIGTENPEAFDRILLDAPCTGLGALRRRPEARWRKTPRDVAELTVLQAALLDSAIAALKPGGLLAYVTCSPHVAETRGIVQDALDRHSGVLQLEPTAELVQAFVNERMDLAGDRSTVQLWPHRHVTDAMFIALLRKTADAPA; this is encoded by the coding sequence GTGACCCCGCGCCCCGACGCCCGTGCCCGCGGCAACCGCCCGTCCCGCCCGCAGCAGACGCACGTGCAGCCCGCCCGCCGGGTCGCCTTCGACGTGCTGCAGGCGGTTCGGGAGTCCGACGCCTACGCCAACCTGCTCCTCCCGACCCGGATCGCGCGCGCCGCGCTCTCCTCGGCCGATGCAGCCCTTGCAACCGAGCTGACCTACGGCACCCTCCGGATGCAGGGCTACTACGACCGCGTCATCGAGATCGCCGCGGGCCGTCCGGTCGACCGGATCGACCCGCCGCTGCTCGACGTGCTCCGCCTCGGCGCGCACCAGCTGCTGTCCACCCGTGTGGCCGCGCACGCGGCGGTCAACGAGTCGGTCGGCCTGGCCCGCACGGTCGGGAGCCGCTCGGGCACGGGGTTCGTCAACGGCGTCCTCCGCGAGATCGGCCGCCACACCCCGGAGGAGTGGCGCCAGCAGGTCGCCGCCCGCGCGAAGAACGAGGACGACCGGCTCGCTTCCCTGCACTCGCATCCGGTCTGGGTGATCCGCGCGTTCCGCCGCGCTCTCGACGCGGAGGGTCGCGTCGACGAGCTGGAGGCGCTGCTGGAGGCCGACAACACGGCACCGCGGGTCAACCTGATCGCACTGCCGGGCCTCGCCGACGAGCCGGAGGGCGCGCGTCCCGACCGCTTCTCGCCTCCGGGCTTCACGACAGGCGGGGGAGACCCGCAGCGCCTGGTCGAGGAGGCGGACGGCCGCATCCGCGTGCAGGACGAGGGCTCGCAGCTGGCCGCCCTCGCGCTGACGCGCGCACAGCCCGTCGTGCCGGGCGAACGCTGGCTCGACCTGTGCGCGGGTCCCGGCGGAAAGGCGGCGCTGCTCGCGGCGGAGGCGCTGGCCGGTGGAGCATCGCTGGTCGCCAACGAGCTGGTGCCCGCCCGCGCCGAGCTGGTCCGTCGCGCGCTCGCGCCGGTGCCGCTCGAGGTCCCCGTCTGGGAGCAGGACGGCACGGTCATCGGGACGGAGAACCCGGAGGCGTTCGACCGCATCCTGCTCGACGCGCCGTGCACCGGGCTCGGTGCCCTCCGCCGCCGCCCGGAGGCCCGGTGGCGCAAGACGCCCCGCGACGTCGCCGAGCTGACGGTGCTGCAGGCGGCGCTGCTCGACTCCGCGATCGCCGCGCTGAAGCCCGGAGGACTGCTCGCCTACGTCACGTGCTCGCCGCACGTCGCCGAGACCCGCGGCATCGTGCAGGATGCCCTCGACCGGCATTCCGGCGTCCTGCAGCTCGAGCCGACCGCCGAGCTCGTGCAGGCTTTCGTGAACGAGCGCATGGACCTCGCCGGCGACAGAAGCACGGTGCAGCTGTGGCCGCACCGCCATGTCACCGACGCCATGTTCATCGCCCTGCTGCGCAAGACCGCCGACGCCCCGGCCTAG
- a CDS encoding phosphopantothenoylcysteine decarboxylase, with protein sequence MTVVVGVTGGIAAYKAVGVIRALVLEGHSVHVVATEAALRFVGRPTLEAISRNPVATDLYEGVAEVRHVAIGQSADLIVIAPATANTIAKLAAGIADDLLGNTVLASTAPLVIAPAMHTEMWRNPATVANIATLRGRGVTIVGPASGQLTGNDSGPGRMEEPEVIVRAALRAAGATPRAVGAPAPVALPAASTVNDVVVLSERRRANEAARLPRGGVDLAGKRVVVTAGGTREPLDPVRFLGNRSSGRQGVAIAAAAQARGAEVVLIAAHLEVEPPEGVELIEVQTALELQEAVTEAARAADIVVMTAAVADYRPAETRDAKIKKADQGDTLTLELVANPDILAGLAANRRDGQVVVGFAAETEPDPQALIELGRTKLEHKGSDFLVLNQVGWSQGFATESNEVVVLRRGGDIVMEASGSKLSVADRILDVIA encoded by the coding sequence TTGACCGTCGTCGTCGGAGTGACCGGCGGCATCGCCGCATACAAGGCCGTCGGAGTGATCCGCGCCCTGGTCCTCGAAGGGCATTCGGTGCACGTGGTCGCCACCGAGGCGGCACTGCGGTTCGTGGGGCGTCCGACGCTGGAGGCGATCAGCCGCAACCCGGTCGCGACCGACCTGTACGAGGGCGTCGCCGAGGTGCGGCACGTGGCGATCGGGCAGTCGGCCGACCTCATCGTGATCGCGCCCGCGACGGCGAACACCATCGCCAAGCTCGCCGCGGGAATCGCCGACGACCTCCTCGGCAACACGGTCCTGGCATCCACCGCCCCGCTGGTGATCGCGCCGGCGATGCACACCGAGATGTGGCGCAACCCGGCGACCGTCGCGAACATCGCGACGCTGCGCGGCCGCGGCGTGACCATCGTGGGCCCGGCGAGCGGTCAGCTGACCGGCAACGACTCCGGACCCGGCCGCATGGAGGAGCCCGAGGTCATCGTGCGGGCGGCCCTCCGCGCCGCGGGTGCGACCCCGCGCGCGGTCGGGGCGCCCGCTCCCGTCGCGCTGCCCGCCGCATCCACCGTCAACGACGTGGTCGTGCTGTCCGAGCGCCGCCGGGCCAACGAGGCCGCGCGCCTTCCGCGCGGCGGCGTCGACCTGGCCGGCAAGCGCGTAGTCGTGACCGCTGGAGGGACGCGCGAGCCGCTCGACCCGGTGCGATTCCTCGGCAATCGGTCCAGCGGACGCCAGGGCGTCGCGATCGCCGCCGCCGCACAGGCCCGCGGAGCCGAGGTCGTCCTCATCGCCGCGCACCTCGAGGTCGAGCCGCCGGAGGGCGTCGAGCTGATCGAGGTGCAGACCGCGCTCGAGCTGCAGGAGGCGGTGACCGAGGCCGCGCGCGCCGCCGACATCGTCGTGATGACGGCCGCCGTCGCCGACTACCGCCCGGCCGAGACCCGCGACGCCAAGATCAAGAAGGCCGACCAGGGCGACACCCTGACGCTCGAGCTGGTCGCCAATCCCGACATCCTCGCCGGGCTCGCGGCCAACCGCCGCGACGGCCAGGTCGTCGTCGGTTTCGCCGCCGAGACCGAGCCCGACCCGCAGGCCCTCATCGAGCTGGGCCGCACCAAGCTCGAGCACAAGGGCAGCGACTTCCTGGTGCTCAACCAGGTCGGCTGGTCGCAGGGCTTCGCAACGGAGAGCAACGAGGTCGTGGTCCTGCGGAGGGGCGGCGATATAGTGATGGAGGCCTCGGGCAGCAAGTTGTCGGTGGCCGACCGTATCCTCGACGTCATCGCATAA
- a CDS encoding orotidine 5'-phosphate decarboxylase, with protein MTFGDRLAQVFAARGRLCVGIDPHAHLLEAWGLPASADGLRSFGLTVVEAAAGRAGIVKPQVAFYERFGAAGYAALEDVLAAAREAGLLVIADAKRGDIGTSVTAYAEAWLTPGSRLEADALTVAAYMGVGSLDATMALGERAGKGLFVLAATSNPEAAAVQQAIVQSGPWTGRSVARAIIEDVHAFNQEQPGRRPFGTVGLVLGATVELADYGIDVQTAGERTPALPVLAPGFGHQGAKVEDAPRLFGSLAAGVIVSESRGLLNAGPQGLADAIDRRAEEVRAAHV; from the coding sequence ATGACGTTCGGCGACCGGCTCGCGCAGGTCTTCGCCGCGCGCGGCCGGCTCTGCGTCGGCATCGACCCCCACGCCCACCTGCTGGAGGCGTGGGGGCTGCCGGCGAGCGCCGACGGCCTGCGGTCGTTCGGGCTGACGGTCGTCGAGGCCGCCGCCGGACGCGCGGGCATCGTCAAGCCGCAGGTCGCGTTCTACGAGCGGTTCGGAGCCGCCGGCTACGCGGCCCTGGAGGACGTGCTGGCCGCCGCGCGCGAGGCCGGTCTGCTGGTGATCGCCGACGCCAAGCGCGGCGACATCGGCACCAGCGTCACGGCGTACGCCGAGGCGTGGCTGACTCCGGGATCGCGGCTCGAGGCCGACGCGCTGACCGTCGCCGCGTACATGGGCGTCGGGTCGCTGGACGCGACGATGGCGCTGGGGGAGCGGGCGGGCAAGGGCCTGTTCGTGCTGGCCGCCACCTCCAATCCGGAGGCCGCGGCCGTGCAGCAGGCGATCGTGCAGAGCGGGCCGTGGACCGGGCGGTCCGTCGCTCGTGCGATCATCGAAGACGTGCATGCGTTCAACCAGGAGCAGCCGGGCCGGCGCCCGTTCGGCACCGTCGGGCTGGTGCTCGGCGCGACCGTCGAGCTCGCCGACTACGGGATCGACGTCCAGACCGCGGGGGAGCGGACGCCCGCCCTGCCGGTGCTCGCCCCGGGCTTCGGCCACCAGGGCGCGAAGGTCGAGGATGCTCCGCGGCTGTTCGGGTCGCTCGCGGCCGGCGTGATCGTGAGCGAGTCCCGCGGGCTGCTGAACGCGGGGCCGCAGGGGCTGGCGGACGCGATCGACCGCCGCGCCGAGGAGGTGCGGGCCGCGCATGTCTGA
- a CDS encoding methionine adenosyltransferase (catalyzes the formation of S-adenosylmethionine from methionine and ATP; methionine adenosyltransferase), translating to MADLRLFTSESVTEGHPDKICDQISDSILDALLTVDPHSRSAVETLVTTGLVHVAGEVTSKGYVEIPALVRNKLVEIGYDSSDVSFDGTQCGVSVSIGAQSPDIAQGVDNALETRAEQSHDDLDRQGAGDQGIMFGYATTETPQYMPLPIWLAHRLAERLASVRKDGTLDYLRPDGKTQVTIGYEGAVPKSVQTVVLSTQHAPHVSNEQLQAEIVEEVINPVLHGAGLETSHIRTLINPTGRFEIGGPKGDAGLTGRKIIVDTYGGASRHGGGAFSGKDPSKVDRSAAYAMRWVAKNAVAAGFADRLEVQIAYAIGKAAPVGLYVETFGTAKVPEERIIRAIQDVFDLRPAAIIRDLDLLRPIYARTATYGHFGRELPEFTWEALDRVDDLRSAAGL from the coding sequence ATGGCAGATCTGCGTCTCTTCACGTCCGAGTCCGTCACCGAGGGTCACCCGGACAAGATCTGCGACCAGATCTCCGACAGCATCCTGGATGCGCTCCTCACCGTCGACCCGCACAGTCGGTCCGCGGTCGAGACGCTGGTCACGACCGGCCTCGTGCACGTCGCGGGCGAGGTGACCTCGAAGGGCTACGTCGAGATCCCGGCCCTGGTGCGCAACAAGCTGGTCGAGATCGGCTACGACTCGTCCGACGTGAGCTTCGACGGCACCCAGTGCGGCGTCTCCGTCTCGATCGGCGCGCAGTCGCCCGACATCGCGCAGGGCGTCGACAACGCGCTCGAGACCCGCGCCGAGCAGAGCCACGACGACCTCGACCGCCAGGGCGCGGGCGACCAGGGCATCATGTTCGGCTACGCCACCACCGAGACCCCGCAGTACATGCCGCTGCCGATCTGGCTGGCTCACCGCCTCGCCGAGCGCCTGGCCTCGGTGCGCAAGGACGGCACGCTCGACTACCTCCGCCCGGACGGCAAGACCCAGGTCACCATCGGCTACGAGGGGGCCGTGCCCAAGTCGGTGCAGACGGTCGTGCTGTCGACGCAGCACGCGCCGCACGTCTCGAACGAGCAGCTGCAGGCCGAGATCGTCGAGGAGGTCATCAACCCGGTACTGCACGGGGCCGGGCTCGAGACGTCCCACATCCGGACGCTGATCAACCCGACCGGCCGCTTCGAGATCGGCGGGCCGAAGGGCGACGCGGGGCTCACCGGCCGCAAGATCATCGTCGACACCTACGGCGGCGCGTCCCGGCACGGCGGCGGCGCCTTCTCGGGCAAGGACCCGTCGAAGGTCGACCGCTCGGCCGCGTACGCGATGCGCTGGGTCGCCAAGAACGCCGTGGCGGCGGGCTTCGCCGACCGGCTCGAGGTGCAGATCGCGTACGCGATCGGCAAGGCCGCCCCGGTCGGCCTCTACGTCGAGACGTTCGGCACCGCGAAGGTGCCGGAGGAGCGCATCATCCGCGCCATCCAGGACGTCTTCGACCTGCGTCCTGCAGCGATCATCCGCGACCTCGACCTGCTGCGCCCGATCTACGCGCGGACCGCGACCTACGGCCACTTCGGCCGCGAGCTCCCCGAGTTCACCTGGGAGGCGCTCGACCGCGTCGACGACCTGCGCTCGGCCGCAGGACTCTGA
- a CDS encoding preprotein translocase subunit SecA produces the protein MAAAARVARVVIDSPLPQLDHLFDYAIPEELADAAVPGVRVRVPLRSAGRVADGYLVEVGAPDDAFEGTLSPIEAVVSPAQVLTPEVWRLARRLADRSAGTASDILRLAVPGRMVRVEKAWLASRPESSGEQMSPADADGDQMSPSAGAAGPVVPVRGYGERVLEDAVARDERIALRAIPRLVPLPDGTWVGEWAVTLAALAADCWRGGRSAIVAVPDHRDLEQLAAALAAVAPPEAVVRADAGQANADRYRGFLEALSGPRIVIGNRSVVYAPASRLGLLVVWEDSDPLHAEPLSPYVHTRDAALVRQELEGCALVLSGNIRSVEAQRLVELGWLRDVGPERALTPKIVLTANQQAPEPMARAARIPSTAWRTAREALDGSSGRPRGPVLVQVARPGYAPVIACANCGQAARCTYCKGPLHQTRAGAPPSCTVCGRLATDWQCEHCEHRRFRMVTVGSGRTAEELGRAFPGTRVILADGDHPVQRIGSAPALVVATRGAEPIAEGGYQAVLLLDGERMLARESLHVAEDCLRWWQSAAGLAAPGAPTVLVGVSGPLARDFATGRLVEFAHAELVDRRELRFPPAVRLASVTGAEATVTEVLEAVDASLLIDVLGPAPVEPDGASARRAGPDQVRAVLRFEYAHGGDVAAAVRAAVVKNATRRRRAPAGRPGYRPAPTLRVRFDDPEIL, from the coding sequence GTGGCGGCGGCCGCACGGGTCGCCCGGGTGGTCATCGACTCCCCGCTCCCGCAGCTTGACCACCTCTTCGACTACGCCATCCCCGAGGAGCTCGCCGACGCGGCGGTGCCCGGCGTGCGCGTGCGCGTGCCGCTGCGCTCCGCGGGCCGGGTGGCCGACGGGTACCTCGTCGAGGTCGGTGCGCCGGATGACGCGTTCGAGGGGACGCTGAGCCCGATCGAGGCGGTGGTGTCGCCGGCGCAGGTGCTGACGCCCGAGGTGTGGCGTCTGGCGCGGCGGCTCGCCGACCGCAGCGCCGGGACCGCGAGCGACATCCTGCGCCTGGCCGTGCCCGGGCGGATGGTGCGTGTCGAGAAGGCATGGCTCGCGTCGCGTCCCGAATCGAGTGGTGAGCAGATGTCACCAGCAGACGCCGATGGCGACCAGATGTCACCATCGGCTGGCGCTGCCGGGCCGGTGGTCCCGGTGCGCGGGTACGGCGAGCGGGTGCTGGAGGATGCGGTGGCCCGCGACGAACGGATCGCGTTGCGTGCCATCCCGCGTCTGGTCCCGCTGCCCGACGGCACGTGGGTCGGGGAGTGGGCGGTCACCCTGGCCGCGCTGGCCGCGGACTGCTGGCGCGGCGGACGGAGCGCCATCGTGGCCGTGCCGGACCACCGCGACCTGGAGCAGCTCGCCGCCGCCCTCGCCGCGGTCGCGCCGCCGGAGGCCGTGGTGCGCGCCGACGCCGGGCAGGCGAACGCCGATCGGTACCGCGGGTTCCTGGAGGCGCTGTCCGGTCCGCGCATCGTCATCGGCAACCGGTCGGTCGTCTACGCGCCCGCGTCCCGCCTCGGCCTGCTGGTGGTCTGGGAGGACAGCGACCCGCTGCACGCCGAGCCGCTGAGCCCGTACGTCCACACGCGGGATGCGGCGCTGGTCCGCCAGGAGCTGGAGGGCTGTGCGCTCGTGCTGAGCGGCAACATCCGGAGCGTCGAGGCGCAGCGGCTGGTCGAGCTCGGCTGGCTGCGCGACGTCGGCCCCGAGCGCGCCCTCACGCCGAAGATCGTGCTCACCGCCAACCAGCAGGCTCCGGAGCCGATGGCGCGCGCGGCGCGGATCCCCTCGACCGCCTGGCGCACGGCCCGCGAGGCGCTGGACGGGTCGAGCGGGCGACCCCGCGGGCCGGTGCTCGTGCAGGTCGCGCGCCCCGGATACGCACCGGTGATCGCGTGCGCGAACTGCGGCCAGGCCGCCCGGTGCACGTACTGCAAAGGTCCGCTGCACCAGACCCGGGCCGGCGCACCGCCGTCGTGCACCGTCTGCGGACGTCTCGCCACCGACTGGCAGTGCGAGCACTGCGAGCACCGGCGGTTCCGGATGGTGACGGTCGGCTCCGGCCGTACCGCCGAGGAACTGGGACGGGCGTTCCCCGGCACGCGCGTCATCCTCGCCGACGGCGACCACCCGGTCCAGCGCATCGGGTCGGCGCCGGCCCTGGTCGTCGCGACGCGGGGCGCCGAGCCCATCGCCGAGGGCGGCTACCAGGCCGTGCTGCTCCTCGACGGCGAGCGGATGCTCGCGCGCGAATCCCTGCATGTCGCCGAGGACTGCCTCCGCTGGTGGCAGAGCGCCGCCGGACTCGCCGCGCCGGGGGCACCGACCGTGCTGGTCGGCGTGTCCGGGCCGCTCGCCCGCGACTTCGCGACCGGCCGCCTGGTCGAGTTCGCGCACGCCGAGCTGGTGGACCGCCGCGAGCTGCGCTTCCCGCCCGCCGTCCGGCTGGCGTCGGTGACCGGCGCCGAGGCCACCGTGACGGAGGTGCTGGAGGCGGTGGACGCGTCCCTCCTCATCGATGTGCTCGGCCCGGCGCCGGTCGAGCCCGACGGCGCATCGGCCCGGCGAGCCGGCCCGGACCAGGTGCGGGCGGTGCTGCGCTTCGAGTACGCGCACGGCGGCGACGTGGCGGCGGCGGTACGCGCGGCCGTCGTCAAGAACGCGACCCGCCGCCGCCGCGCGCCCGCCGGCCGCCCCGGCTACCGCCCCGCGCCGACGCTCCGCGTCCGCTTCGACGACCCCGAGATCCTGTAG
- a CDS encoding guanylate kinase, with protein MSDAAASTDRGVRPAPPEVDRQAASQAAVAARRARAAVKASIASREVSPLTVLDHATADPEGVEGRLRVTEFLLSVPAIGQTKMQEALDRLQISPAKRLGGLGRHQRLRLREFLIERENRSLRQRNRLVVLAGPTAVGKGTVSTYIRENYPDVLLSVSATTRKPRPGEVDGVNYYFVDDAEFDRMIVEGELLEHATVHNAYRYGTPRAPIEQALAAGRSVLLEIDLQGARQVRASMPEARLIFLLPPTWEELVRRLIGRGTEDAAEQQRRLETAKVELAAQDEFDYKVVNHDVATAAREVVDLMKVRAAPSRP; from the coding sequence ATGTCTGACGCCGCAGCATCCACCGACCGCGGCGTCCGGCCGGCTCCGCCCGAGGTCGACCGGCAGGCAGCCTCACAGGCCGCCGTGGCCGCGCGGCGCGCTCGTGCCGCCGTGAAGGCCTCCATCGCCTCCCGCGAGGTCTCGCCGCTGACCGTGCTCGACCACGCGACCGCCGACCCCGAAGGCGTCGAGGGCCGTCTGCGCGTGACCGAGTTCCTGCTCAGCGTGCCCGCGATCGGGCAGACCAAGATGCAGGAGGCGCTCGACCGCCTCCAGATCTCGCCGGCGAAGCGGCTCGGCGGCCTCGGCCGGCACCAGCGGCTGCGCCTCCGCGAGTTCCTGATCGAGCGCGAGAACCGGAGCCTGCGCCAGCGCAACCGCCTCGTCGTGCTCGCCGGCCCGACCGCGGTCGGCAAGGGCACGGTCTCCACGTACATCCGGGAGAACTACCCGGATGTGCTGCTCTCGGTCTCCGCGACCACGCGCAAGCCCCGGCCGGGTGAGGTCGACGGCGTCAACTACTACTTCGTCGACGATGCCGAGTTCGACCGGATGATCGTCGAGGGCGAGCTCCTGGAGCACGCGACCGTGCACAACGCCTACCGCTACGGCACGCCGCGCGCGCCGATCGAGCAGGCGCTGGCCGCCGGCCGCAGCGTGCTGCTGGAGATCGACCTCCAGGGCGCACGCCAGGTGCGGGCGTCCATGCCGGAGGCGCGGCTCATCTTCCTGCTCCCGCCGACGTGGGAGGAGCTGGTCCGGCGCCTGATCGGACGGGGCACTGAGGACGCGGCCGAGCAGCAGCGGCGGCTGGAGACCGCGAAGGTCGAGCTGGCCGCCCAGGACGAGTTCGACTACAAGGTCGTCAACCACGACGTCGCGACCGCGGCCCGCGAGGTCGTAGACTTGATGAAGGTCCGCGCGGCGCCGTCGCGTCCGTGA
- a CDS encoding ribulose-phosphate 3-epimerase — protein sequence MGHVRINPSILAADFVNMQSELQRIDTADLVHVDVMDNHFVPNLTFGPQMVGRIQDVSPIALDVHLMIDDPDRWALGYAELGAYSVTFHAEAAHDPISLARRLRAIGSRAGIALKPGTAVEPYLDLLEEFDQVLVMTVEPGFGGQSFMPEMMPKLVALREAVEARGLDVWLQVDGGVTEETIVTAATAGADTFVAGSSVFRGEPAERIQALRDAASAHAH from the coding sequence ATGGGACACGTGCGCATCAACCCGAGCATCCTCGCGGCCGACTTCGTCAACATGCAGTCCGAGTTGCAGCGGATCGACACCGCCGACCTGGTGCACGTGGATGTGATGGACAACCACTTCGTCCCCAACCTGACCTTCGGCCCGCAGATGGTCGGCCGGATCCAGGACGTCAGCCCGATCGCGCTCGACGTGCACCTGATGATCGACGATCCGGACCGCTGGGCCCTCGGGTACGCCGAGCTGGGCGCCTACTCGGTGACCTTCCACGCCGAGGCCGCCCACGACCCGATCTCGCTGGCGCGCCGCCTGCGCGCGATCGGCTCGCGGGCCGGCATCGCCCTGAAGCCGGGCACCGCCGTCGAGCCGTACCTCGACCTGTTGGAGGAGTTCGACCAGGTGCTCGTGATGACCGTCGAGCCGGGATTCGGCGGCCAGTCGTTCATGCCCGAGATGATGCCCAAGCTGGTCGCCCTCCGCGAGGCGGTCGAAGCGCGCGGCCTCGACGTCTGGCTGCAGGTCGACGGCGGCGTCACCGAGGAGACCATCGTGACCGCCGCCACCGCGGGCGCCGACACCTTCGTCGCGGGCTCCAGCGTGTTCCGCGGCGAGCCCGCCGAGCGCATCCAGGCGCTCCGGGACGCCGCCTCGGCGCACGCGCACTGA